The genomic DNA TACCACATAATTTGCTCCTTCAGATAATCAGATTTCTTTGATAGTTCCACGGTTTTTAATGAATCAAAATAACAAAACATTATAGAGAATATTTAATAACCATGAATTAAGAATTCAATCAGAACAAAGGTCAGACAAATATTAACCCTTTTCAAAGTATTTAAGGGCATACTCAGATGACAAGTGATTTGTCTGTCTTTCAGGATGCACAACGCAGGCTAGCGAAGATGAAATTCTAAGACTTATGCAGTAAAATAATTGTCCAGATGAAGCACGATATTTGTCTGGTAATCATAGCCCCGACAGATCCGGATATAAAAGAAACTTGACAGCTGAACCAACAGCATGATGACATCTTGATAGACCATTATCAGCTGAGATTCTTGAACAACTCCGGAAGATGAGAGTTCGTCAACTTGGTTCTCTTGCTAATTTcatgtttcttcttcttttgcTTGGGCTTGTTGGAGATGCCGTGAACCTGTGCTTGGGCTCTCCTCTTTGCAGTGTTTGTAGCTGGTTTCATCCCATTCTTCTGGAGATCCTTTTCAATGTCGATCATATCCCTTGGTAATTCAATTCCCCTAAATAGCTGTTTCAGATCATCATCAACCTTTATAGGTACCCTGGGATCGTTCGGGTATGCTATATCTTCCTGTGAATCGAAGTTTGACAGCAGCCAGATTTCCCCAGCAGCTTTCAGAGCCTAAGTAAACCAAAGAGGAAGgtacaaaaaaataaataagaaatacaCTTATAGGGCTCTCCAAAAAACATTAAAGGAAAAAAATAGTGATTCGAAATAAAGAGCATACTAGCATTTAAAATTGATGTCACAAATCAATAGATTTAATACCAAAGTAACAGTGTAACCCAAGAATTTACTTTTTGGTTATTCACCTATTTAAATCCGTAAATCCAAGAAATATGAAATATAACTCAAACTActtaatttgaattaatattcacTACCTTATCGAAATTTACATCAAATCAAATCGAATTCCAACTAAAATACAGATTTACCTGTAAATCATCCATAACTGATGGGTATGCATCCTTAAGATCAATTACAGCTATACCCTCGGGAAACTTCCGTATTAGCTTAAGAAGTTGACTCTTATCCTTTAGATCATGCTTGGACTGTAAGCATGGACAAATCATGTAATCAGCACACAGATATATACAAATCAAAATGAAGCTCCAACAGCCCTTTCTTTTTTAATATTCACATATATTTCTCTTTTTTAAGGCAAATTGATGAAGAGCTAATACAACCCAAAGTACTTGTGCAAAAAAAAAACCAAAGCTCAACAGAAAAACTTTTCAAGATAATATTACCTTGTAAGAGAAGCGCCTTCCATCATAATAAACTTTTAAATTGTTACTCAAACTGTCAAATACAGCCTTGTTGGACTTCACATCAACATAACATGCTTCATTTATTTGCTCTGCTGTAAAGGCTTGCCTTGTCTGGAGACATGAAGAAAATTCATGAACTGGAAAATGTACATAAACAAATTCCTGACTAGAACACAATTTTACATAGTCCAGTTCCCTGCAATTCTTGTAGATCCTTGAAAATTATACCACAACAGCGGCATAAATTCTAAAACGGGAACCAAGTCAAGAACCACATCCTAAATATTGAGTAGAAGAGGGCAAGTCTCACTAAATATCATAGAAATAAGTTGTTGAAAACAATTTTACATAATTATGTATATTTGCAAAAGACTTTATCTATGTAATATAGGTAAGTGTACATTATTATTACCCTTAATCTCTTCTCAGTTATGGCTATTCACATTATCCCCCTCCATTAAGGAAAAAGTGTTCATACAAACCATAGAGGTAACATAACTATACATAGGTAGCAACTACAAGGAACTTAATAAAGGGTATTTCAATACTTGTACCTATACTATTTCGGTATTTCCTTATCATAACACAGACTGTAATTCAAAGTCCAATAATCTCTTGCAAACCAGAACGGTGACATCATAGTTTCTCCCAAATCCCAAATGCCATGAATATGTCAAAGCGGTATAAAGATATGTAATAGATCAATAAAAATAAGTAGAGCTGAGATCTACGTACCTCAAGTAGCAAGTTTATAACACGCTTTATCTGAGCCCCTACAGGGGCTTTCCTTATGCTGTTAATGTGTGTGAGTCTTTCTGTATCACTTGAAAATTTTACTGCAGGGGCAGCGGACTTTGCATTTGCGGGGTTATAAGGTGTGACTCTCGGAATTGGCTTTGAATTTGCTTTTATGCTGCTAAGGGTTGTCTGGCACATCTCTTGCTGCTTCTTGAACTTATCTAAACTCTCCTTTAATGCCATCTGATATATTTGACAAAAAAGAATGAATTTTGTCAGCACAAAAAAATAAACAGACCACTGGCTATTATTAGAGCCTAAGTCCATCTGCCGTTTATTAAATACTCAAAGTCATATCCATTATGATAATCTAATGGAAAATGCTAGAGGCCCCAAATATTACTACAACAATTTTCCCAAATCTTATAAATGGTAAAATTTCATATAATAATATGAGACCCCGCGATGCGCCCACAAATTAAATTTTGACACTTGTCCTGCCATGTCATTTTGTAACTATTTTGGTACAACTTTTGGGTTATCTAGTATTACCCTAATCTAATTACACAAAAGACCAGTTTTTGTTATACAAACACCAAAGTTAATAGTATCGGATACAGCTCAACTTAAAAATTACAACACATTGGATATCAGCTACGAAGAGCTTAAAAGATATAAAAGTAAACAACTGGATTGTATTTCATCAAAGAGCGGTTACTCAATAATCAGCATATGGATTAGTGCCAGTTTGTGATACTTTAATGTACTAATTTACATCGCTGCAAAGGGGAAGACAAAGCTGCATGTAATCCGGCCTCACTAAATGCCAGGATCATGATTTTTAGACCAAATATAAAAACTAAAGCACCTTAGCATTTAGCTGTTGTGCAGACTAATACAAACACATCCAACTTTTCGAACTGACCAATACGTGGCAAATTAAACTAGAATGACAAAATGATTAAAACTAAACGATATCATTGCAGAACATTAACCACAAAGTCGATATCGAGCATCATATCATACCGTCTACAACTTAGGTAAAGATCAAAGACAGTTGCCAAGGGTAAAAATAAAAGGAACAATTCTTACTTCTGTGGGTACTTTAAATAAACACCTAGCAAGCTAATCACAATTGTTTTTTTTACGTATTAAAATCCAATAATCCGTAAATTCAGCATTCGAATTCTTCGAAAAAACGGATAAAAACATATGGGGCAATAATGAATTTCAAAAGCCATAATAACATAACACGGGAATCAAGAAATAACCCTGACATAAACAGATTAAAATCAAGATCGATTAGCAAATACCCTTGGTCCCCTGATCAGAGCTGTGCACAGATCAAATTAAACAGGAATGAAAGGAACAATTTGGGATCGACGGAGAGCTAGCTTCGCTTGGAGAGTCTTCCAGAAAAAACTCCTGCTGGGTTTATTTATAGACAGACCGGATGTACAAATTGTAAAAGAAATTCCAGCCTGAGATTCTtgatttttctccaatttttctTGACTTACACCCAACACGGTGAAACCCCAATTCAAACAGATACAACAAACAAACCCTAATCTTGAAATCAATCCAGGGTTTCAATAAATCAAGATCTAAGAATCAAAAAACAAGGTATCTCAATAATGAAAAAGAATAAAAATCCAATCTTTATGTATAATAAACCAGTAAATTGAATCAATGAGGAAGAGATAAAAAAAAGTGAATTGTGGGTTTTGTGGAGAAGTGAATTTGAGGAAGGGGCAAGAGATCGATATGTGATGATGATGCTTTTTGGTTGGGTTGAGAAAGGGGGATTAGACCAACTGATATTATTACCGCAGGGTTATGAGTTGTTTCGCGTTTGTATTGAAGGTAACTCTGTAATGGGTCATGTTGCTCGCGATCATGTACTAGGACACTTTTAACGAACACATCACTTTTTGGCCGTTAATGAACAATTCAACGGCCgggatttaaaaaaaaaaaatcctTGTTCGCGCCTTTTTCTGCGGAACGCTGCCTTTTCGCGCTTAATATATGCGGAACGTTTTACCCTTCCGCGGTTAATAATAGCGGAAAAATTGTACTTGCAATTTATAACCCTAAAACGATCACACTTTCTTTTTGTGCAACTTTTGTCAAATTGGAGAGCAAATTTGGGGGATTATTGGTTTTGTTCATCCTTACTCCTTAATTTCATTTGATAAGCTCAAGTTCTtgtttttttcttgttttaaTTATGGATAAGATGTTTGCTAGATCTGAAGGTAGAAAAGTTTGAAAAAAAGTGATAAAGTGATTCATAATGTTGTAAATAGTGAGTTTGTTGATGTTAGTGCTAGTTACTTACATAAGGATAATTTAGATTATGTTAACCTTGTTGATGATTGTGATGAAGATATTTTTGTTAGTGAACatagatttgaaaatgaaaatttgCATGAAAATAGTGAGTTTATGCATGATTGTAGTGAGATAAGGGATAAGAGTGTTTTTGGAGAAGAAGATATTGTAATTCCTTTCTTGAGTCAAAATTTCCCTAATTTTGTAGCCGTCGAAAATGTGATTAGGGCTTACGCTTTGAAAAATGGGTTTGCAATTAAGATCCAAAATACACAAAGGCGAGTGGACAAAACAATATATGTCCGTACTTATGTTTGTAATTTAGCGGGAGAAAATCGCGATAAAGAACCCGTAGAGGATGAAGAAGTTTTGATAGAAAGTGTCGGTAGTGCGAAGAAGAAAAGGAGTAGAGATAAACTTCCTAGAAGTGGATGTAAATTTAGGATTTATGTGATTAATAGGCGAAATACAAGGCATAGGGAGATAACATAGTTTGAGTTAAATCACAATCACGATGTTGTGTCGCTATCTAAGATGAGTTTGATTAAAAGGGAGCGACATGTAACCGCCGCCCAAAAGAATTTAATTAAGAGTTTCCATATTTCGGGTATTGCACCTAGACAACAAATGAATATATTTGAAAAAATGCACGAAGGAGAGGGGAAAACAGGGTTTCATGCCCAACACTTGAGAAATGTCGTGCGTGATTTTAGAAAAGATAATTTAATGATACTCAAGCAGGATTGGATTTGTTACATCGGTTAGAAGAGGAAAGTAGATGAATTTTTTTTATTCGGACTCTAATTGATGAAGAAGGAAGATTGAAGTGCTATTTATGGATTGACCCCAGTCGTTGTTGGCCTACAAAAATTTTGGTGATATGGTTGCATTCGATACAACATATCAAACAAATAGGTATGCTATGCCGTTTGTGCCTTTCACCGAGTGAATCTGTAATGAATGGGAATTctgcgacgtaattaagtgaataaagtatgattttgtgatgtaattataaattatgtgatttaatAAAGGGATTAAATGATTATGTTAATTGTccttattgtatattagtaactgggagCGTAGAAagatgcgttccaatttaaagagtcagcttaagagttaagctgtgttgtcggtCCGTCAGGAAGAACAAaacccgtcttaaaaagggattaaagtatttaaatgtgaactatgtgctATTGTGTGAAATGGAATGATTAAGTGAGTATCATGTTCTAGTATCGTGTTGGTTGGTAAAGATAATTGTGAAGTGTAATTGAAACGCTTAGCGTCGGGCCGTCAAGCAGAACGCAACCTGTTACGCAAAAagaggaataataataaaaatggaAATATCATGACCaaacatgagttgtgatgtgtaaatttatgtgcttgcttgtctgtatgcatgattacgtgatttgttgatttttaaaagggtttaagggatttatttgatttaaaaataaggtttattgaacctttatatatttttataaaattattcgagtaaggacaaggcgtgaaatttgttttgttatcttcaaaatagtcctaaagactttataaaaatgatagacggatttatttcgtgatcgttgcattttaaaatgattttatggagtta from Apium graveolens cultivar Ventura chromosome 5, ASM990537v1, whole genome shotgun sequence includes the following:
- the LOC141724837 gene encoding transcription initiation factor IIE subunit beta-like, producing MALKESLDKFKKQQEMCQTTLSSIKANSKPIPRVTPYNPANAKSAAPAVKFSSDTERLTHINSIRKAPVGAQIKRVINLLLETRQAFTAEQINEACYVDVKSNKAVFDSLSNNLKVYYDGRRFSYKSKHDLKDKSQLLKLIRKFPEGIAVIDLKDAYPSVMDDLQALKAAGEIWLLSNFDSQEDIAYPNDPRVPIKVDDDLKQLFRGIELPRDMIDIEKDLQKNGMKPATNTAKRRAQAQVHGISNKPKQKKKKHEISKRTKLTNSHLPELFKNLS